The genomic segment TTGACGGGCTTCAAACAATGAATGAGGAAATTGGCCGCATTCCTGAAGGTGTTCCCTCCTAAATCCTTCACAAACACAGACAGCCGGTAATAACCCTGGAAAGGACAGAGCACGTGGCAactcagcttctcctcctcaGCTTGAGCAGCCAGGCATTTCTTGCTCAGAACGGCATCTAAATCTTTATTAACCAGCTCATACGTGGCAAGCAAGCGTTGGGATGTCTGGAGAGTCAAGAGCAAAGTTCCCTGTGGAGCAACAAGCATCTCCTCTTTGTGGTTGCTCTCCCTGATACCGAAATCTCTCACCTTTTGATGAAGACCCCAGAAATGAAACGGGTTTTCAGGCAGTTTCTCTCCATTGTGTGGTTCCAGACATTGGATCTGGTAGGAGCACACCCAGTTGTAAGGGTCCTGAGAGTCAGCGTGGCGCGCGAAGATCATGAGGTCGAACAAGCCCTTGGTTGGTGGAGTCACCTTGATGGTCACGTTGTTCTCAGACACAGTCATCATCCCATGAACTGCTCCTACATCCTCTCCGGTTGTGGTACCCTGGAGTTTGGAAAGCTGGTAGGTGAACTCTGTTGGATGGGTGGTCCCCAGCATCACTGATACctccccatgggctgcagaaggGTGAATAAAACACCTTTTAGAAGCCTTTTATCATCAGTGTCACGCATGCATTTTTGCAGTGTTGACCCAGATCGGTCATATGAGAGACAGAGATCTgattctccttctctttttgcCTCTACCTGCTGAAGGACCTTAGGAAGACCCTTCTTCACCTTCTACCATTCTTCTTCCCTTGCTGGAAGAGAAAGGATGATACCGCTGGATCTAGAGTGGAAGGGGACAGGTACAAATACTTATCCTTTGGGCCATGAGACACCCAAGACTAAGCTAATGGTGTTGCATATGGGGGTAATTGTTACATGGCTCCTTGAGCTGGAGTCGTTTCTCCGAGCTGCAGGTGTGTCAAACCAGTAAAGCAGCTGGGAGGATTGAAATATCCCAGCCTGGCTGCTAGGAGTTCCCACATCACTGCCACATTTTAGGAACTAATTGAGTTCttcccattatttttattaaaatctcttttttaaattttggctTCACCAAATCATGAAAAATCCACAAGTTTCTGGCTTGGACTGTGCACTAACTGGGGActtggggagagcaggaggtCCAAAGTAGATGTACATTGGTATGGGTATCTCGTGGTGGTACCATGGTTGGTGGATAAGTGCTGAGGGTCTTTCCCAATGACTTTTACTCCTTGGTGGACCTTCTCAGGGCTACCATACACCACTCAGCACCTCCCCAGCAGCAAACCAACCTGTTCCCCCAGGCAGGCTGCAGCAGGTGGCTTTAAAGCCAGGGTGAACCCACCTTCACACCTAGAAACAAAGCACCTCCGGGGCAGGTCACCATAGAGGAGAAGAGTCACGGTGGCCTTGGTTTCACCCCCACCCTCCATGTGCCACATCTTGCTGCTTGTAAACCCGTGTAGCAGTAAGACAGAGCACTTCTCGGTGCAGCAAGAACCCAAAGGGTTTCCATCTGCTCATGGACAGAAGGGGATGGTTGGTTGATTTTGCAATGGaggcatggcaaggttttgCAATCCCTCACGTCTTGGCCCTGAAGAAGACAGGACCATCTAACCAGCAGACAGCAGGCTGCTCTCAACACGTGGTGAGCTGCATCATCCCATGTGAGGCCACAGGTACTGAGGCAGCCTGATTAGAAAACCCTGGTTTAATGGTATTTTACTAATATACCTATTTTTCTCCAGGCATAGATGAAAGCATGAGAAAAATGGCCACAGGGAGCAAGACTTTGAGGAGCTTGAAGGATCTCAGGGTGGCATTGAAGGATCTCAGGGTGCTTCACACAGCCTGATGCCGGCACACCGATGTCCTGAGGTGTGTGCTTAAACCCACCACACTCAAGGTCTGTGGAAATTAAGCCTGCTCTTCATTACCCAGGGTTCCCAAGTGTCCAAGGGTGGCTTGTCCCACGTCCAGAGCGCGGCTGCTCTGCATCGTCCCATCCTCACCACGTTTTTGCTGGAAAGAGGGGAGGCAATGGCACCATGGGAGCCCGCGGCTGGTATCGGCACCCGCGCTGTGCACAATGCCCATTTGTTTCGGGTGCTAACGTGAAACGACAAAAGACTCCAGAttcatgctgaaaaaaattGTCCGTTGCTAATTATTAGATTATGAAATGCATTTCATAATCTAATGAATAATGGGGGGAAttagtttctttttccccccaccccgtttgaatttggattttttcattgtttgccCCGCAGTTTTTGTTGGTAGGTCGAAACAGAGATGTGAAAAGAATGGGAAGGCTGGGTTTTATTTGTGCCTTGCCTGTTAAAGTTGTGACTTGGCTCACACAGTAAGTGCAAACAATTCTCTCCTGGCAAGCGTTCAGTGGAGACATTACTGATGACAGGCTTTATTAACTGCAGGTTTGCTTGTTATTAAATTTGCTCTATGCTAGTTTCCGAAGCTGCTGGCCTGGCCGGCTGCATCGTATTAGGATCTttaggaagaaagcaaagaacagAACATTGTATGCAGCGGAGCCAGAGATGATGAGATAGGGAAGCCAGCAATGCATTTGGCTTCAGGAAGGGAGACCCAAGGAGATAATTAACGGCTAcgtttaaaacaaacatttgtttgttttattgcgATAATTCAAGCCATGCATTAACGATTGCTGGTTTTCGGGGAGGCCAGGTGAAGCTGGGGATGCGTTCCCATGTCAGCATGTTCAGTGCTACAGGAGGTCAATGCATGTTGCGTTAAttgtttttggggaaaaaaccccaccgGTCAAGTACAGGCATGTTTCCAATTTCCCAAAGCCTTGTTTAAAAtgcttccctttccctctcccaccCTTGCCATTGTGTCTACAACAGGCCACCAATGACTGCCATTctataaaacaacaaaaaataatcatataAAGTCCTAATTCCATAGGACTGAATGCCCTTCATCGCTGTGGTTACCAACCCTAATGCCTGGGCCATGTTAGCAATTAAAAGGGCTGTGTTTTCAGAGGGTGACTGCCAGGTATTTCCTAAAAGTCAGATCCCTTTTTAAGGTATCCCTCCTTCAGCTCCCACCAGAGAGTGATTTGTAGGTGGAATCTTGGCTGAAAGCTTCTAAACAGATGGGAGCTGCTTAAATATAATAGAGCAGGAACAGATCCACAGTAACCAAAGCAGGAAAATAGGCAGATTTTGCACTATATATCTTGAGTATTTTTGCACTGAGTTTGCCTTAGATGCTTAAGTGTACCCTGTAAAACAATGGCTTACTTCCATCAACCTAGATCAACATAACCATAATTTTGCATCAACAAAACCAGACATCTGGTTTGGTTCATAATCTGGGTTTGCAATTTGGTGTTTTAAGCACACTTCTGATATGGGGCTGGCTGTGGAGGCTAACTGAAGTGGTTCAACTCTTCAGATTGGGTCCAAGAATACAGTTATTTCCCTCCACAAGATGAGAAATTCacaaggggggggggaagttagcatttttttttattttctaatgagAAAATCTCCTTCCATCTcagttttggaggaaaaaagaaaacggTGCCTATAGCCCAAGTCACACCGTGAGTTTTGTGGTTGAGCGACAGGAGTTCCTCCAGCCCAGGGGGTGCGAAGGAGCAATTGGTtccccagcatctccccagGTCCATTTTGGCTCACGGCAGCTAATGGCCAGTGAGGATCTAATAGCCTGAGCCACCTCTGGGCTCTATCTCCGTGTCTTTTGGCTATCAAAAactgggggaaggaggggagagaaTAATGaactacttattttttttcttcatttttccctttGGGCTTTTGCACCACCACTAATGATATTGGGTAGGAGTCAATGTTTTGCAGTTTATTGCTTTGCAACACAGATGAAGGGACTGGTTGGACCATTGATCTCCTCTTTTTCTGCTCAGACCGCAAACATTGTGCTTTTTGGCTTTATGACTTGGAGCTTCCCTGGTGGCCGGGACCTGAAAAGGGCTTCTCCAAGTCTCCATTCCTTCATTTGCCACGTAGGTGCTGTGTGCCCTTGGGTGGCAGATGCTCCGAGGTGCTGTGATGGAGATGCACAAAGGCAGAATAAAAGACAGCATCAACCTCTCAGCTATTCCCAATTTAATTTGATTTGCACAGGCTACTTGCTGCTCAAAAGGTGCATGAGAACCCACCTCTGAGTAAGTAACAACCTCTCTCAGTCAAAAGCTTTACTGGGTGATGTCTGCCATACATCCATTTTCTGTAAGCCTGACAACTCCCCTTAATCTGAGATTGCTTTATCTCCTAGCTTGCTGTCTTGATAAAATAATATACAATAATATATCCATATACTCTTGGGaccacagaatcactgaatccTAGAACGTcagaggttggaagggacctggaaagctcatccagtgcaatccccccatggagcaggaacacccagatgaggttacacaggaaggtgtccaccCAGGGGAACGGATGTACAAAGTGTATCCAGGTAAAAAGAAGATCGTGTTGTATCCAACCCGAAAAATCATTATATAACTACAATCAAGGAAAACCAACTCCAcactccctccttcccccttcaTTTTCAAAAGATGGAACATGAACGTTGCAAGCCATGTTTTATCTGGGAGTCTCCCTCCCAAGCTTATGAACACAATGAGGATTGTGTCTCAGGTACGTTGAAGCTATTTTGCTACTGTTGGTAGATTTAGATGGGAAAAGTCAGGCACAAAAGAGCTTAAGTGATTTGGCTCCATTAACCATAAGTTATGAATCCTAATTCCCAGATTAccaatcacagtatcacacaatGGCTGTCATTTCAGAAATTCCTTAAATATGTGACTCTGCTCTACTAGACTCTAAACGTGTACATAAAATTAGACAGATGGACCGTTTGTGgaggagaaatattttcctcaaCCCAATCTTGTTTCTCAAAAGAGTGTGAGCTTTTATATGACTAGAATTTAGCCTTCACTTCGCATTTACCTGTTTTGAGGAGGGAAGTGTTTGGAGAAAGGAGGGAGAGCTGAAGCCTGAAAAActctgaagttttaaaaactcTCTGCTCAAAGTCTTCCCGTGAGAcggggggctgcaggagctgccatTGGGGGTCCTCTGGCCAGTGGGTCTCGATGAAGTGCTCGGGGtcagtgaggaagaaaaaatcatcATGCCTGCAAGGTAAGAGGAGAAGACACCATGGAAGGAGCAAGAAAGCCCTCAGCATCCTGAGTGGTAAGAGAAGGGACCTTCCTCCACACCATCCGAGCTTCACCAGCTTCAGTATGGGAGGACCGAGCTCTCATTTGGCATTTTGTTTGCTGCAGCcctcattttctctctgttttttcctgtggagATGCCCAGAGCTGAATCTGCAGTTCCCAGCCCTGTCACAAACCTCTTCCAGCAACCACCTGAGATGACCTTATGAGCTGTAGAGAAGATAATTTTACTGAGTGGTTCCTCTACCAAGGCCTGTGTTACTTGAGGATTTATTTCAATATGCCATCTGATCTTGGTTTAAAGCTATTCCAAGAATTTATGGATGgtttaagaaacaaaatgtatCTTGGTTCCGATCTGAATGTGCCTAACCTGACATTCTAAACGTCACCCCTGCTTAGATGTTTACTGTGTGAGTCAACCTGCAGATACACACTCAACCTTGTGTTGGGGTCACCctgtgaagtcctgtttcatcTGTTGACCTGAAGGATTTGAGGACACTGAGCTGGACCCACAAGCAGCTATTATCTCTGCCTGTTGCTTTCATTCTCGttctcctctcttccccatGCTCAGCTAAAAACAACCCACACTCACTGATGTTTTAAACTGTTCTCAGCAAGATAATTACCTATTAGAAATTCCACAATTATTTCATTATGcattattagagaaaaaaataaaaatgccatcCCATAATGCAGTTAATGGAAATTAAATTGTACAAATAACTTTCATGAGAGTCATTTTTTGCTTAGCATGGGCTGAGGAATCTCAAGTAATTACATATGGAACCACATAAGAGCAAAGTTGCTCTGAAAATGAGGAGTTGTTACTTCATAAGTGACACTCattgcacattaaaaataagctgcaaGGGGAAGTTATAATCTGAAAAGTTACTGCCCCAGCTCAGGGAATAAGGCACTTAATGCAAATGTGTGCATGTAGGTGGCCCACGTTTGGATGAGGTCCCAGAGAACCCATCATGGTTGAGGATGAGCAGAACAGTTATCTGGACCTTCTGCAAGTAGCCTCTGGGGCTGCACCTGAAAATAGGGGCTCAAGGTCGGGTGAAAACAGTCTTTATGGAGTATATGGGAATGGTTGGGATGAGTGTTCCATTGTGTATTCAAAGTTGAGCCTTGTCCATTTGTGTTGGGAACCATGTTTCCAGTGATGGCAGGGGAAGTTGTGTctcacctgggcaggaacaacctgCTCTCTGCATCCacggtccctgcaccccagcaagCATCCAGGAGGCACCACTGTCCTTCCAGCTCCACCGCGTTCCACATGTGgctgctcttctgctgctggcaccaCCGGCCTCCCCGGGAGCATGGGCTCCGGCCAAACCCCGGGACCTCCACGCAGCTCAAACCCGCCTCCCTGTCCAGGGACAGCCAACAGAGGAGATAACCACAGACCAGCCTTTGTGCTTGGGAGCAACCCGACCTGCATGGTACGCAGAACTTCCTTCTCCTTAAAGCCAGGTCCTCATGCAAGCTCTTTGCCAAATTCGGCTTTTATCTACACCCCTGCTCCCCCTACAACTACTCCCAACCCTCATCCCTCACTGGTTCTGGTTGATCTGTCAAAGCCATATCTACTCCTCCATTCAAGTAGAAGAGAAGGTACACAACTGTTATGCCCAGGGATGTGGTGGGTAAACTATGCTGGTTGTGTAGCAAGCCCCGTGCCAGATGAATGTCCCCACCTCAGATCTTTGATGGGCCAAGAGGAGAAAGCCCAAGGTGAGTTTTACCTGCACATTTCCTGGCATAAATGGGCATAACCGGAACACACAGCCCTCCCCGTTTGTAGGACCTGCTCCGGCATGTGGATCTTCTGAGACAGCCCCAAGAAGCCATCCACATCATATTCTAGGAAAGGGAGAATATTATATAATTTCAGGCCAATGTAAGGGCTTATTATTTCCAAACTGATCCCATTCCTTTTCCTGCCCAACCCTCTTTCTCTGCCTACCCACCCTGGAACCCATGACAGCTCTTCTACCCATCATTATTGTAGAGTTTGACAGTTCTGCATATGGGGAAAGAATTGCCAAAGCCTTAGGGGTGTTGGGTTCCCAGTGCATGTAAACAGCCCTTGTGCTATCCAAGTGAGGTACAGGGACAATCATATTGTCTCACACACATGGATGTAGTAGGGTAAAGCAGCTGCATTGTGCTGAGATTCCTGTGTCCCCAGATGACTCCTGCCAGGCATGACTCAGCCTCATCAAATTTACATTATCAAGGAAATAGCCTCAGATGTGTTGCAACTGATGCACGGGAGGTGGGTGGGCTCCACCAGTGTCCCTTGGGGTCTGGCCACCTCAGCGCTGGTGTAGGTTTGGCCTGAAGCAGGTGTCATTTCCAGGATGGAGGGCCACATGGTGGGAACCAGTTCCTACTGCAGGCACTTTCATGAAGTCAAAGGATACATTTCAAGGTTTAGATcagatattaggaacaatttcttccccaaagggctgtggggcattggaacaggctgcccagggcagtggtggagccaccatccctggagggttgaacaggcggagatgaggttctcaggacatggggcagtgccagttTTGGGTTGAAGGTTGGACTTGaagatcctgagggtctttttcaaccaaaatgattctattctatgattttatgactGCAATACGAGTAGTATGGAGTCTTTAATCTGCAGGGCATGGAGAGTCAACATCCAGGAGATGGCATATGAAGAAAGGGCTTTTCACGTCTCTGCAAAACAGCGGGACCAGACTTACCGATGTTGTGGCAGAGCCAGAACCAGATTGCCCGCACTGTCTCCAGTTTGCTCTGGGATTTGGCCGTGATCAGGGGGACGATGGCCTGGATGGACAACCCGGCGTGCCCAGGCTTCAGCTGCAATGGAGAGGACAGGTGAGTTAAAGGGAATTTGGAAGTCACCGCTGTGTGACTGGGTGACCACTGCTCCACATGGTGGGCTTGCTGGAGAGAAAATGTACACCACAAAAACCTCAAAGCTGCATTCCTCCCCGCCtcaaatttaaaatgcaaaaatgctgtttgtggTAGAACCGGgtgttttccccattttcctaGGCATGGATTTGTAAAAGCCTGAGGGCTGGAGTTGAAAGCTGGAGGAAACGAAGGTGACATTTCCCATTCCTTTGGAGCAGCTGGTTGGGACATACAGCGTCATTGCTCTGGTGTCCTCTCTGTCCAGTTCAATGTGTCCTCTGGCCCAGAAGGTCTTGTCCTACAGGTGGGTGTCTCCAGCAGTGTTACTCTGCAAGACTTCACTAGGGACAGCGGGATGATTAACATCTCCACGTATTTATGCAGAAGAGGACCAGACTTGTGGCTCAGACCTTGAGGTTCCAGAACCTCACTCAAAACCCATGTCCCAAAATAGGTAGAAATAAGTTTTTTGGCCCATCACTAAAACTTCCCTAACTTTTTAATCTGTCCCtgaccccaaagaaagcctttCTGCCCCTTTCCTCCCATTCACACATTCACATTTCTGGGCTCTTCCCTCCTTTGTGCCAGCACAAGCATTTTTAGGAGCAGGCTTTTCTTTCACCGAGTTAAATTTAGCCCAGCTCATTTCTCCAAACTCCCATCCTTACTCTTTCATTCCTCAATGACTTTCCTGCCCCAACCATCTGTAAGATATTTTCACACAGAtggagatttctttctttttgcttgtgGAAAATGTTGCATTTGCAATGGCTGAAGATTTTCCTTGGGGTGTGGGTTTAAAAACGACGATGCAGCCAGGAAAGCACCTATTTCAAAATGATGGTGCCCCTGCTGGCCTCTTGCTTTTCTGTCATGAAGTTGTTACGAGCGTGAAGCTGCAAGACCAACAAATAGTGTGAATTATTCCTATGGAAAAAAGATAATAGCCATTAAGTATCTAGCTGCCTGCTTCGCTGCTGGCACATCTTGGTGCAAATTCAGCCTAAGTCAGTGCTATTCTTTGCTCAAGTCAGGGATGGTAAAAAGTCGGACTTGGATTGAGAGTAGTGATGTTCCGAAGTAATCCTGGTCCTCCTAAGGACCCTGGAGAAATGGGTTGGACCATCTTGTGTTGTGGTAGCTGCTGGTTCTGCTGGAGGGTTTGGAGGTGATGGATGGAGTCGTTTTCTCCAAAAACACCCAGGAAACCATCCTGTCAAGGCTGCTACTAAACGGCCAGTAAACAGGTTTGGGTTTGTGCCTGCACTACCTGGGGCTCTCCCATCAACCACCTTGTCCCAGGGACTGTCACCAGGGCTTGATGCATGGGGAGAGGGGACAatcctgtctgtgtccccacAGCACCACTGGCCAAGCAGAATCCATCACCGGAGGTGCAATAACCTACTCACCAGGGGGTCAATAAACTGCTCCACTGCTGCTATTGACACCAGTAATTCACGGataggaggaaaagatgaagccCACCTGGTTTTAGCGCAGGTAACACTTTGAATAAGCAGGGAAACAAGTTGTTTTTATGTTCCTCCATTGCCTTGGAGGTATTTTTGGTTGTTTATCACCCTATTTTTCCTATCTTCCAGCTTTCTCGCTCTCTCATCTCTTTTTAATAGACTAGGTAGACTCTGACATCCTCAAGCAACCTTCTTCTCAAGAGAGACTAGCCTCAGGCTAGGTACAAATTACAGGTTTCCACAATAACAGAGAGCACAATTATTCCTTCTGCCTCTTTGCTCTCACTAACAAGTTGACGTGTAAGCTGGAAGTGCTGCATTGGTCCAGCATTCGCTGCTTAGGCAAATTGTGCTGAGCCTGGGGGAGAAATTGCACCGACAGCGTGTGGTTCAGGTAACAGGAAAGATTTACAAAATTCAGTGCTTCTCTTCTGGGCTTCTGAGCATCGTATGATGTCAGACAGCCTGAAAAGAGGATAAAACCGATGCCTCCTGCTTGAGAAAAAGCAGGACTTGGGCTGGCATGGATATGAAGGGGTTGATGGATATAAAATGATTGAATATTTTGCGTTGGAAGGACCTTctcagctcccccagtgccacccctgccatgagcagggacatcttcaccagctcaggttgctcagagccccgtccagcctggcctgggatgtctccagggatggttcatccaccacctctctggccaacctgggccaggctctcaccaccctcagggcaacaatttctcccccatgtccagcctgaatctccctcctttagtttaaaaccatcaccccttgtcctatcacaacaggccctgctcaaaagtctgtcccatctttcttattggccccttttaagtattgaaTGTATAATATGGCCAGACAGTGTGGTTGTCTCCATGTGTTTTTTATGCAGGCAGCACGTATGCAGGATAACTAAACACAGACCGTGCTGCCTTGGGGCATCCTGTGGTCTGAGTCCCTTTGTCTCCCCCTCACACCTTTCCTAGAAGGGTTTCCAGGATCCCTCTACCCCACTGAGATCTTGTTTGAGACCCCGAAATCATTCTGTCCCATGATGACACCAACCCTTCTTCCCAGTTTTGCATGGTGAGCTGCAACAAACGCTGTATATTGCAGCTACACACCAGTGAGGGATGGAAACAGGCAGCAGTGGGTCCTGGGTGGGCAGCAGATCCTCAGAGGTTGCACAGTGATCTTTGGCCATGGTTAGGACAAATTCACAAGCAAATCCTCTGATTTTGCCGCAAGGCAACaccttgtcactgctgtcaGCAGAGCATATGGTGAGAAGTTGAATGTTGGGATGTGGATCTGCTGTTGGTACCATTTGCTGACAGCACCATCTGTTCCTGCTGAAGGACACCAGGACCTACCTGCTGGCTCACATGTAGGACGTGGGCGTCTACGTGGCTGAAAACATTCGAGTCAGAGAAGAGAtgtctcctggtctttctctggGATTTTTTAGCCTGCTTCTCTTCTTTCAAGCTGCTTAGCGCTTCATTGGGAAGGAGGGCTGGA from the Columba livia isolate bColLiv1 breed racing homer chromosome 4, bColLiv1.pat.W.v2, whole genome shotgun sequence genome contains:
- the LOC102088440 gene encoding kyphoscoliosis peptidase-like; the protein is MKTSYDRDKPSKSQTVKANETIPSHRPKNANHHEKQTTQSVSKAHPRNHRENAMQSRAENVLPGWRGAQMSDVCNGNFPLEHVSEETGYKTSEKLSHQVTNVNRNKEGGLKKVPTTQKVRDEPKDSTSKAVFTFWANKVNNSSKTTTFQKPLQKSSMTARSSFPALLPNEALSSLKEEKQAKKSQRKTRRHLFSDSNVFSHVDAHVLHVSQQLKPGHAGLSIQAIVPLITAKSQSKLETVRAIWFWLCHNIEYDVDGFLGLSQKIHMPEQVLQTGRAVCSGYAHLCQEMCREAGLSCVEVPGFGRSPCSRGGRWCQQQKSSHMWNAVELEGQWCLLDACWGAGTVDAESRLFLPRHDDFFFLTDPEHFIETHWPEDPQWQLLQPPVSREDFEQRVFKTSEFFRLQLSLLSPNTSLLKTAHGEVSVMLGTTHPTEFTYQLSKLQGTTTGEDVGAVHGMMTVSENNVTIKVTPPTKGLFDLMIFARHADSQDPYNWVCSYQIQCLEPHNGEKLPENPFHFWGLHQKVRDFGIRESNHKEEMLVAPQGTLLLTLQTSQRLLATYELVNKDLDAVLSKKCLAAQAEEEKLSCHVLCPFQGYYRLSVFVKDLGGNTFRNAANFLIHCLKPVNQNELFPSGLSIHCGSGISSSSHGLSNPSHTSPIITTKVGKCNITFHTLTDVEVMANLSKDKVINAKFPLERYVLVTHLRTKVSVCVVLPESGIYKVALFGRCEDQQDFVHICDYVIRCFSDPSWPPFPRVYSLWRRGCVLLEPRTGVLQEQSWVRFRVKVPKACQVVVLGQEKMVLQQTPNAVWEGDVFTGVEGTQVKLAAKFSQLCSSMEVILAFEVEGGSPATMGCSG